A single Symbiobacterium thermophilum IAM 14863 DNA region contains:
- a CDS encoding PHP domain-containing protein, giving the protein MDNLTVAEALYEIADLLEFTGGDPFKVRAYRKAAETLGLLPEPVAQLVREGRLTRVPGIGKAIAAKVTEMVETGRIGYLEELRQAVPPGVLDLTRVPGLGARTAMLLYRRLGVDSLEALELAAREGRLRDLPGLGPRREAALLQAVTRVRRRPDRLSIGVAAPIAEAVATQLRSHPAVVRVAVAGSIRRRAETVADIDLVIATRDPDAVKLYLDRLPPLPLPVDPALVPPDAFVVTLFERTGSAAHLEELARLAPAGSLPRNAARAAAQPPDGGSADADDAPVYQALGLPYIPPELREGRGEVAAARSGRLPRLIARTDLRGDLHVHTAASDGTAGLAEMAEAARALGHRYLAVCDHSQSLHVAHGLSPERLREHVAAIRRLDQWPDFRLLAGAEVDILRDGTLDYPDEILAELDVVVASIHSHLHLPEAEQTERLLRAIANPHVDIIGHPFGRVIGRREPMALDLPRILEACARTGTALEISASPSRLDLSAEHARTAKEFGVKLVINTDAHSVRELELLPYGVAQARRGWVGPEDVVNAMDLPDLLAWLNRRA; this is encoded by the coding sequence GTGGACAACCTGACCGTGGCCGAGGCCCTCTACGAGATCGCCGACCTGCTGGAGTTCACCGGCGGCGACCCCTTCAAGGTGCGCGCCTACCGCAAGGCCGCCGAGACCCTGGGCCTGCTGCCGGAGCCGGTGGCGCAGCTGGTCCGGGAAGGGCGGCTCACGCGCGTCCCCGGCATCGGCAAGGCCATTGCCGCCAAGGTCACCGAAATGGTGGAGACGGGCCGCATCGGCTACCTGGAGGAGCTGCGCCAGGCGGTGCCCCCGGGCGTGCTTGACCTTACCCGCGTGCCCGGGCTCGGCGCACGGACCGCCATGCTGCTGTACCGTCGGTTGGGCGTGGACAGCCTGGAGGCACTGGAGCTCGCCGCCCGGGAAGGCCGGCTGCGGGACCTGCCGGGGCTCGGGCCCCGCAGGGAGGCGGCCTTGCTTCAGGCCGTGACCCGGGTGCGCCGACGGCCCGACCGGCTCTCCATCGGCGTCGCGGCCCCGATCGCGGAAGCGGTGGCTACACAGCTGCGCAGCCACCCCGCCGTCGTCCGGGTCGCCGTTGCGGGCTCCATCCGCCGCCGCGCCGAGACGGTGGCGGACATCGACCTGGTTATCGCGACCCGGGACCCCGATGCCGTCAAGCTCTATCTGGACCGGCTCCCACCCCTGCCCCTGCCGGTGGATCCGGCGCTGGTTCCCCCTGATGCGTTCGTCGTCACCCTCTTTGAGCGGACCGGGTCGGCGGCGCACCTGGAGGAGCTGGCCCGCCTCGCCCCAGCCGGCAGTCTGCCGCGGAACGCGGCCCGGGCCGCCGCCCAACCGCCGGACGGGGGGAGCGCCGACGCGGACGACGCCCCCGTATACCAGGCGCTGGGGCTGCCCTACATCCCTCCCGAGCTGCGGGAGGGACGGGGCGAGGTGGCCGCGGCCCGCTCCGGCCGGCTGCCCCGCCTGATCGCCCGCACCGACCTGCGCGGGGACCTGCACGTGCACACCGCGGCATCGGACGGGACGGCCGGCCTCGCGGAGATGGCCGAGGCGGCTCGGGCGTTGGGCCACCGCTACCTGGCCGTGTGCGACCACTCCCAGTCCCTGCACGTCGCCCACGGCCTGAGCCCCGAACGGCTGAGGGAGCACGTCGCCGCGATCCGCCGGCTGGATCAGTGGCCGGACTTCCGGCTGCTCGCCGGGGCCGAGGTGGACATCCTGCGGGACGGCACGCTGGACTACCCCGACGAGATCCTGGCCGAACTGGACGTGGTGGTGGCCTCCATCCACAGCCACCTCCACCTGCCCGAGGCGGAGCAGACCGAGCGGCTTCTGCGGGCCATCGCCAACCCGCACGTGGACATCATCGGCCACCCCTTCGGCCGGGTCATCGGCCGGCGGGAGCCCATGGCCCTGGACTTGCCGCGCATCCTGGAGGCCTGCGCCCGCACGGGCACCGCCCTGGAGATCTCGGCCAGCCCCTCCCGGCTGGACCTCTCCGCCGAGCACGCCCGCACGGCGAAGGAGTTCGGGGTGAAGCTGGTCATCAACACCGACGCCCACTCCGTGCGGGAGCTGGAACTGCTGCCCTACGGCGTCGCACAGGCCCGCCGGGGCTGGGTCGGGCCGGAGGACGTGGTCAACGCCATGGACCTGCCCGACCTCCTGGCCTGGCTCAACCGGCGGGCCTGA
- a CDS encoding sigma-70 family RNA polymerase sigma factor produces the protein MDYFQLLRAHQGYLERIALAMLGNRPDAEDALQEAALAGYRRFAQLRDEQAFGAWMRRILIRQCRQILERRRRSFPVDDLAAHLPDTVPGPDPEATAIWEMVARLGDHLRPVVVLRYMLDMSQQEIAEALGIPLGTVKSRLGKALPLVGPVITRFILAGAGLQWAYDMGLIGEPVAEVTQNGITVRILGVVADARRTTVLYQVLGAPSTVGRGRQPRVPVHATITAQMSEFTPPEETPLGYLGTVSTLPLEAEAAELEVRFDVGAETITLTVPASRTETDRFSREVAVNRALEYDGVRITVEAVIYTPAETIVRYREEVTESFDFPVQWDGDVHCNYLEAGGQRYRQSGSGGGLNSVSYLAFPPVRGPARLVLKPAVKAEPLDAVWPLEEGAVAEVVGVPVTLAGIERRPGAIELSWTSPVREGFVGVSGFEVIDGEGNVYPLGGSWAGFSNYTHDGVRYQRYETELPEGLEPVAVRATKAGVLVDGPWVFDLPG, from the coding sequence ATGGACTACTTCCAGCTGTTGCGGGCCCACCAGGGATACCTGGAGCGGATCGCGCTGGCGATGCTGGGGAACCGGCCCGACGCAGAGGACGCCCTGCAGGAGGCGGCCCTGGCCGGCTACCGCCGGTTCGCCCAACTGCGGGATGAGCAGGCCTTCGGGGCCTGGATGCGGCGGATCCTGATCCGGCAGTGCCGGCAGATCCTGGAGCGCCGCCGGCGGTCCTTTCCCGTGGACGACCTGGCGGCCCATCTGCCCGACACCGTTCCCGGACCGGACCCGGAAGCGACGGCGATCTGGGAGATGGTGGCACGCCTCGGCGACCACCTGCGCCCGGTGGTGGTGCTGCGCTACATGCTGGACATGTCCCAGCAAGAGATCGCCGAGGCGCTGGGCATCCCGCTGGGCACGGTCAAGTCCCGGCTGGGCAAGGCCCTGCCGCTGGTGGGTCCTGTCATCACGCGGTTCATCCTGGCAGGTGCCGGGCTGCAGTGGGCCTATGACATGGGGCTGATCGGGGAGCCCGTCGCCGAGGTCACCCAGAACGGCATCACCGTGCGCATCCTCGGCGTGGTGGCCGACGCCCGGCGCACCACGGTGCTCTATCAGGTGCTGGGAGCGCCGTCCACGGTGGGGCGGGGGCGTCAGCCCCGCGTGCCCGTGCATGCCACCATCACGGCCCAGATGAGCGAGTTCACTCCGCCGGAGGAGACGCCGTTGGGCTACCTCGGCACCGTCTCCACCCTTCCGCTGGAGGCGGAGGCAGCCGAGTTGGAGGTCCGGTTCGACGTGGGCGCGGAAACCATCACCCTGACCGTGCCTGCCTCCCGCACCGAGACCGACCGGTTCTCCCGGGAGGTGGCCGTCAACCGGGCCCTGGAGTACGACGGGGTGCGGATCACGGTGGAGGCGGTGATCTACACGCCGGCCGAGACCATCGTGCGCTACCGGGAAGAGGTGACCGAAAGCTTTGACTTCCCGGTGCAGTGGGACGGGGACGTCCACTGCAACTACCTGGAGGCGGGCGGACAGCGTTACCGCCAATCGGGATCAGGTGGAGGGCTCAACTCTGTGTCGTACCTGGCCTTTCCCCCTGTGAGGGGGCCGGCCCGGCTGGTGCTGAAGCCGGCGGTCAAGGCAGAGCCGTTGGACGCGGTCTGGCCCCTGGAGGAAGGGGCCGTGGCCGAGGTGGTGGGCGTGCCGGTCACCCTGGCGGGGATCGAGCGGCGACCGGGCGCCATCGAGCTCAGCTGGACGAGCCCTGTAAGGGAAGGTTTCGTCGGGGTCAGCGGGTTCGAGGTGATCGACGGCGAGGGAAACGTGTACCCGCTGGGCGGTTCGTGGGCAGGGTTTTCCAACTACACCCATGATGGGGTGCGCTACCAGCGCTACGAGACCGAACTGCCGGAAGGGTTGGAGCCGGTGGCCGTGCGGGCCACCAAGGCGGGGGTGCTGGTGGACGGTCCCTGGGTCTTCGACCTGCCGGGTTAG
- the argC gene encoding N-acetyl-gamma-glutamyl-phosphate reductase, translated as MTIRVGIAGATGYTGVELVRLLAQHPEAEVVVAGTESYQGQHLAAVYPHLRERVDLVGREASPEALAGCDVVFTSLPHGLTMALAPAVLAAGGRLIDLGADFRLRDVTAYEQWYRKTHTAPDLMEEAVYGLPELYRERIRGARLVGNPGCYPTACALAAAPLLQAGVVETEGIIFDAKSGVSGAGRGVNLGVHFSEVNENFKAYNIAGTHRHTPEIEQTLSDLAGRPVVVSFTPHLVPMTRGILATGYFTLKAERTTEQLVDLFREFYAGEPFVRVRPAGELPTTKQVWGSNYCDIGLQVDPRTRRVLVISVIDNLVKGAAGQAIQNMNLLFGLPETTGLLNAGPVYP; from the coding sequence ATGACGATACGCGTGGGAATCGCCGGAGCCACCGGCTATACCGGCGTGGAACTGGTCCGGCTGCTGGCGCAGCACCCGGAGGCGGAGGTGGTGGTGGCCGGCACCGAGAGCTACCAGGGACAGCACCTCGCCGCGGTCTACCCCCACCTGCGGGAGCGGGTGGACCTGGTCGGACGGGAAGCCTCGCCCGAGGCCCTGGCGGGGTGCGACGTGGTGTTCACCTCCCTGCCCCACGGCCTGACCATGGCCCTGGCGCCGGCGGTGCTCGCGGCCGGCGGGCGGCTGATCGACCTGGGGGCCGACTTCCGGCTGCGGGACGTGACCGCATACGAGCAGTGGTACCGAAAGACCCACACCGCCCCGGACCTCATGGAAGAGGCGGTGTACGGCCTGCCGGAGCTTTACCGGGAGCGGATCCGGGGGGCGCGGCTGGTCGGGAACCCCGGCTGTTACCCCACGGCCTGTGCGCTCGCAGCCGCGCCGCTGCTTCAGGCCGGCGTGGTGGAGACGGAGGGGATCATCTTTGACGCCAAGTCCGGCGTGTCCGGCGCCGGGCGCGGGGTCAACCTCGGCGTCCACTTCTCAGAAGTCAACGAGAACTTCAAGGCCTACAACATCGCCGGGACCCACCGGCACACGCCCGAGATCGAGCAGACCCTCTCGGACCTGGCCGGCCGGCCCGTGGTGGTGAGCTTCACGCCGCACCTGGTGCCCATGACCCGGGGGATCCTCGCCACCGGGTACTTCACACTGAAGGCGGAGCGTACCACCGAGCAGCTGGTGGACCTGTTCCGGGAGTTCTACGCCGGGGAGCCCTTCGTCCGGGTGCGCCCGGCGGGCGAACTGCCCACCACCAAACAGGTCTGGGGTTCCAACTACTGCGACATCGGCCTGCAGGTGGACCCGCGCACCCGCCGGGTGCTGGTCATCAGCGTCATCGACAACCTGGTCAAGGGCGCGGCGGGCCAGGCGATCCAGAACATGAACCTGCTCTTCGGCCTTCCCGAGACCACGGGACTGCTGAACGCCGGACCGGTCTACCCTTGA
- the argJ gene encoding bifunctional glutamate N-acetyltransferase/amino-acid acetyltransferase ArgJ has product MEWLAGGVTAPAGFVAAGACADIKGNGAGKKDVALLASRVPCAAAGVYTTNLVKAAPVVLTRGRTETGELQAVVANSGNANACTGEQGMRDAAEMARLAAEALGIRPELMGVASTGVIGVPLPMDRVSAGIRAAAAALSPEGGADAAEAIMTTDTFPKQAAARLEIGGATVTIGAMAKGSGMIHPNMATMLGFVTTDAAVDAAALREALREATDRSFNMITVDGDTSTNDMVLVLANGLAGNPRIMPGSAHYRAFADALAAVLIHLAKEIARDGEGATKLIEVRVKGAATLSDARKAARAVCGSNLVKAAVFGEDANWGRVLAALGYSGAQFDPGRVDLWLGDLQMMRAGEPVAFDEAAAARVLREKEVVFTADLHAGECEATAWGCDLTYDYVKINGSYRT; this is encoded by the coding sequence ATGGAGTGGCTGGCAGGCGGCGTGACGGCGCCGGCGGGTTTCGTGGCCGCGGGCGCGTGCGCGGACATCAAGGGGAACGGCGCGGGGAAGAAGGACGTGGCCCTGCTCGCCTCCCGGGTTCCCTGCGCGGCCGCGGGGGTGTACACCACCAACCTGGTGAAGGCGGCGCCGGTGGTGCTCACCCGGGGGCGGACCGAGACCGGTGAGCTGCAGGCCGTGGTGGCCAACTCCGGCAACGCCAACGCCTGCACCGGCGAGCAGGGGATGCGGGACGCGGCCGAGATGGCCCGGCTGGCCGCGGAGGCCCTGGGCATCCGGCCCGAGCTGATGGGTGTGGCTTCGACGGGCGTGATCGGCGTACCGCTGCCGATGGACCGGGTGTCGGCGGGCATCAGGGCCGCGGCCGCGGCGCTCTCCCCGGAGGGCGGCGCCGACGCGGCGGAGGCCATCATGACCACCGACACCTTCCCGAAGCAGGCGGCGGCGCGGCTGGAGATCGGCGGGGCGACGGTCACCATCGGGGCGATGGCCAAGGGCTCCGGCATGATCCACCCCAACATGGCGACGATGCTGGGGTTCGTCACCACCGACGCCGCCGTGGACGCGGCCGCCCTGCGGGAGGCCCTCCGGGAGGCCACGGACCGTTCCTTCAACATGATCACGGTGGACGGCGACACCTCGACCAACGACATGGTCCTCGTCCTGGCCAACGGCCTCGCGGGCAACCCCAGGATCATGCCGGGCTCCGCCCACTACCGGGCGTTCGCCGACGCGCTGGCGGCGGTGCTCATCCACCTGGCGAAGGAGATCGCCCGGGACGGCGAGGGCGCGACCAAGCTGATCGAGGTGCGGGTGAAGGGGGCCGCGACCCTCTCCGACGCCCGCAAGGCGGCCCGGGCGGTCTGCGGGTCGAACCTGGTGAAGGCCGCGGTCTTCGGCGAGGACGCCAACTGGGGCCGCGTGCTGGCGGCCCTGGGCTATTCGGGGGCGCAGTTCGACCCCGGCCGGGTGGACCTGTGGCTGGGCGACCTGCAGATGATGCGCGCCGGCGAGCCGGTGGCCTTTGACGAGGCGGCCGCGGCCCGGGTACTGCGGGAGAAGGAGGTCGTCTTCACCGCCGACCTGCACGCCGGCGAATGCGAGGCCACCGCCTGGGGCTGCGACCTGACGTATGACTACGTGAAGATCAACGGCAGTTACCGGACCTAG
- the moaA gene encoding GTP 3',8-cyclase MoaA, which yields MIDQWGRKVNYMRISVTDRCNLRCVYCMPLTGVKLGPHDEYLRYEEILRVVKAAVGLGIDRIRVTGGEPLVRQGIVEFLAQLKPLGVTDLSLSTNGLLFAPMAKDLKAAGVDRVNISLDTLRPDRFTKIARLSGSPAQVLEAAEAALELGMEPVKLNMVVIRGWNDDEIGDMARLTLDRPIHVRYIEVMPFSEGYQFTWENLVPAAEMRERLLDEFGDLEPVRGGVRGNGPAKYWRLPGAKGTVGFISAVTECFCAECNRIRLSADGKVNPCLGHVHEVDLKPVIRDPEKTDDDLRNALADAILRKPREHNFDDAESDYVLRVMHGIGG from the coding sequence GTGATCGACCAGTGGGGCCGCAAAGTCAACTACATGCGCATCTCCGTGACCGACCGCTGCAACCTTCGCTGCGTCTACTGCATGCCCCTGACCGGTGTCAAGCTGGGACCGCACGACGAGTACCTCCGCTACGAGGAGATTCTGCGCGTCGTCAAGGCCGCGGTCGGCCTGGGGATCGACCGCATCCGCGTGACAGGCGGCGAGCCGCTGGTGCGCCAGGGCATCGTGGAGTTCCTGGCGCAGTTGAAGCCCCTGGGCGTGACCGACCTCTCGCTCTCCACCAACGGCCTGCTCTTCGCCCCGATGGCGAAGGACCTGAAGGCCGCGGGGGTCGACCGCGTGAACATTTCCCTGGACACGCTGCGCCCCGACCGCTTCACGAAGATTGCCCGGCTGAGCGGCAGCCCGGCCCAGGTGTTGGAGGCGGCGGAGGCCGCGCTGGAACTGGGCATGGAGCCGGTGAAGCTGAACATGGTGGTCATCCGCGGCTGGAACGACGACGAGATCGGCGACATGGCCCGGCTGACTCTGGATCGGCCGATCCACGTGCGCTACATCGAGGTCATGCCCTTCTCGGAAGGCTATCAGTTCACCTGGGAGAACCTGGTCCCCGCGGCCGAGATGCGGGAGCGGCTGCTGGACGAGTTCGGCGACCTGGAGCCGGTGCGCGGGGGCGTCCGGGGCAACGGGCCCGCCAAGTACTGGCGGCTGCCCGGCGCCAAGGGCACGGTGGGCTTCATCTCGGCCGTCACCGAGTGCTTCTGCGCGGAGTGCAACCGCATCCGGCTGTCGGCTGACGGCAAGGTCAACCCCTGCCTGGGCCACGTCCACGAGGTGGACCTGAAGCCGGTGATCCGCGACCCGGAGAAGACCGATGACGATCTGCGGAACGCCCTGGCGGACGCGATCCTGCGCAAGCCCCGGGAGCACAACTTCGACGACGCCGAGTCGGACTACGTCCTGCGGGTCATGCACGGCATCGGCGGGTAG
- the moaC gene encoding cyclic pyranopterin monophosphate synthase MoaC, with protein MSNINHADAPRHGTDERGDNAQLAGQTEGGGEARLTHLDERGHARMVDVGPKPETERVAVARAEVRMKPETLTLIQSGGVPKGDVLGVARVAGIMAAKRTGDLIPLCHPLPITQASVDFAFDEAGSRVLIEARVSTVGRTGVEMEALTACAAAALTIYDMAKAVDKGMVIGEVRLVKKTGGKSGTYIRPGEDVE; from the coding sequence ATGAGCAACATCAACCACGCAGATGCGCCGCGGCATGGGACGGACGAGCGCGGGGACAACGCGCAGCTCGCCGGCCAGACCGAGGGCGGCGGTGAGGCGCGGCTGACCCACCTGGACGAGCGCGGCCATGCCCGCATGGTCGACGTGGGTCCGAAGCCCGAGACCGAGCGGGTGGCCGTCGCCCGGGCTGAGGTGCGGATGAAGCCGGAGACGCTGACCCTGATTCAGTCGGGCGGGGTGCCGAAAGGCGACGTGCTGGGTGTGGCCCGGGTGGCGGGCATCATGGCCGCCAAGCGCACCGGCGATCTGATCCCCCTCTGCCATCCGCTGCCCATCACGCAGGCCAGCGTCGACTTCGCCTTCGACGAAGCCGGCAGCCGGGTGCTGATCGAGGCCCGGGTCTCCACCGTCGGCCGGACCGGCGTGGAGATGGAGGCGCTCACCGCCTGCGCCGCGGCCGCGCTGACCATCTACGATATGGCCAAGGCCGTGGACAAGGGCATGGTCATCGGCGAGGTGCGGCTGGTGAAGAAGACCGGCGGCAAGAGCGGGACCTATATCCGCCCCGGTGAGGACGTGGAGTGA
- the groES gene encoding co-chaperone GroES, whose product MNVKPLGARVVIKPLEKEERTKSGIVLPDTAKEKPQQGKVIAVGPGRTLESGTKVELEVKEGDTVIFSKYAGTEVKIDGEEYIILDGERDILAIVQG is encoded by the coding sequence ATGAACGTCAAGCCGTTGGGCGCTCGGGTCGTCATCAAGCCGCTTGAGAAGGAAGAGCGCACCAAGAGCGGCATTGTGCTGCCCGACACTGCGAAGGAGAAGCCCCAGCAGGGTAAGGTCATCGCCGTGGGCCCCGGCCGTACCCTGGAGTCCGGGACGAAGGTGGAGCTCGAGGTCAAGGAGGGCGACACCGTCATCTTCTCCAAGTACGCGGGCACCGAGGTCAAGATCGACGGCGAGGAGTACATCATCCTGGACGGCGAGCGGGACATTCTCGCCATCGTTCAGGGTTAG
- the groL gene encoding chaperonin GroEL (60 kDa chaperone family; promotes refolding of misfolded polypeptides especially under stressful conditions; forms two stacked rings of heptamers to form a barrel-shaped 14mer; ends can be capped by GroES; misfolded proteins enter the barrel where they are refolded when GroES binds), translated as MTAKQIIFDEAARRKLQAGVDALANTVKVTLGPRGRNVVLDKKFGAPAVANDGVTIAREIELEDPFENMGAQLVKEVATKTNDVAGDGTTTSTVLAQAIVKEGLKNVTGGANPMILKRGIEKAVQVAVEELRKQAIPVETNKAIAEVAAISANNDREIGELVAKAMDTVGKDGVITVEESKTLHTELETVEGMQFDRGYVSAYMVTDTEKMEAVLNEPYILITDKKISAVQDLLPILEKVVQRGKPLLIIAEDVEGEALATLVVNKLRGTLQVAAVKAPGFGDRRKAMLEDIAILTGGEVVSEELGRKLENATIEMLGQARQVRIEKEKTTIIDGAGSSEAIKNRVAAIKRQIEETTSDFDREKLQERLAKLAGGVAVIKVGAATEVELKEKKLRIEDALNATRAAVEEGIVAGGGVALLQTQKAIDELIKTLEGDEKVGAQIVRRAVEEPLRCIVENGGLEGSVVVEKVRTLPVGHGFDAMKEEYVDMVAAGIIDPVKVTRSALQNAASIAALILTTEALVTEKPEKKENNPAPNMDMM; from the coding sequence ATGACTGCGAAGCAGATTATCTTTGATGAGGCCGCCCGGCGCAAGCTGCAGGCCGGTGTGGACGCTCTTGCCAATACCGTGAAGGTCACCCTCGGTCCCCGCGGCCGCAACGTCGTGCTGGACAAGAAGTTCGGCGCCCCGGCCGTCGCCAACGACGGCGTGACGATCGCCCGTGAGATCGAGCTGGAGGATCCGTTCGAGAACATGGGCGCCCAGCTGGTGAAGGAGGTCGCCACCAAGACCAACGACGTCGCGGGTGACGGCACCACCACCTCCACTGTGCTGGCCCAGGCCATCGTGAAGGAGGGCCTGAAGAACGTCACCGGCGGCGCGAACCCGATGATCCTGAAGCGGGGCATCGAGAAGGCCGTCCAGGTGGCGGTTGAGGAGCTGCGCAAGCAGGCTATCCCCGTCGAGACCAACAAGGCCATCGCCGAGGTCGCGGCCATCTCCGCCAACAACGACCGGGAGATCGGCGAGCTCGTGGCCAAGGCGATGGACACCGTGGGCAAGGACGGCGTGATCACCGTCGAGGAGTCCAAGACGCTCCACACCGAGCTGGAGACCGTCGAGGGCATGCAGTTCGACCGGGGCTACGTCTCCGCCTACATGGTCACCGACACCGAGAAGATGGAGGCCGTCCTGAACGAGCCCTACATCCTGATCACCGATAAGAAGATCTCCGCGGTCCAGGACCTGCTGCCGATCCTGGAGAAGGTCGTGCAGCGCGGCAAGCCGCTGCTGATCATCGCGGAGGACGTCGAGGGCGAGGCGCTGGCCACCCTGGTGGTCAACAAGCTGCGCGGCACCCTGCAGGTCGCGGCGGTCAAGGCCCCGGGCTTCGGCGACCGGCGCAAGGCCATGCTGGAGGACATCGCCATCCTGACCGGCGGCGAGGTCGTCTCCGAGGAGCTGGGCCGCAAGCTCGAGAACGCCACCATCGAGATGCTCGGCCAGGCCCGCCAGGTGCGCATCGAGAAGGAGAAGACCACCATCATCGATGGCGCCGGCTCCAGCGAGGCCATCAAGAACCGGGTCGCCGCCATCAAGCGGCAGATTGAGGAGACCACTTCGGACTTCGACCGCGAGAAGCTGCAGGAGCGGCTGGCCAAGCTGGCCGGCGGCGTGGCGGTCATCAAGGTCGGCGCCGCCACCGAGGTCGAGCTGAAGGAGAAGAAGCTGCGCATCGAGGACGCCCTGAACGCGACCCGTGCGGCCGTTGAGGAGGGCATCGTCGCCGGCGGCGGCGTGGCGCTGCTGCAGACCCAGAAGGCCATCGACGAGCTGATCAAGACGCTGGAGGGCGACGAGAAGGTCGGCGCCCAGATCGTCCGGCGTGCGGTCGAGGAGCCGCTGCGCTGCATCGTCGAGAACGGCGGCCTCGAGGGCTCCGTCGTCGTCGAGAAGGTGCGCACCCTGCCGGTTGGCCACGGCTTCGACGCCATGAAGGAGGAGTACGTGGACATGGTCGCCGCCGGCATCATCGACCCGGTCAAGGTGACCCGTTCCGCCCTCCAGAACGCCGCTTCCATCGCTGCGCTGATCCTGACCACCGAGGCCCTGGTCACCGAGAAGCCCGAGAAGAAGGAGAACAACCCCGCGCCCAACATGGATATGATGTAA
- a CDS encoding HAD family hydrolase, which yields MRAVLFDLDETLILDEPVTREALAAAAALAGSRADPERLAARAWAEARRRWAEGPYAAYCRRIGHSAAEGLWARYDRGDHPAIQGLRQWAPDYRVAVWREALAEQGVRDDALAEAMAERFAAARRRYLRYPEVDPLLAALRERGYLLGIVTNGVPDLQREKLAVSGLEREVDAVVISGEVDCGKPDPGIFRHICRSLGVAPHEAVMVGDNPGRDVAGGRAAGLLTVWVQRGGRERDERHPADLACTDLSALLPWLEALG from the coding sequence GTGAGGGCTGTCCTGTTCGATCTGGACGAGACGCTGATCCTCGACGAGCCGGTGACCCGGGAGGCGTTGGCCGCCGCGGCGGCCCTGGCCGGTTCCCGGGCGGACCCCGAAAGGCTGGCGGCGCGGGCCTGGGCGGAGGCCCGGCGGCGGTGGGCGGAGGGGCCGTATGCAGCCTACTGCAGGCGCATCGGCCACAGCGCGGCCGAGGGGCTCTGGGCCCGGTACGACCGGGGCGACCATCCGGCCATCCAGGGGCTCCGGCAATGGGCTCCCGATTACCGCGTGGCCGTATGGCGGGAGGCCCTGGCGGAGCAGGGAGTGCGGGACGACGCCCTGGCGGAAGCGATGGCCGAGCGGTTCGCGGCGGCCCGGCGCCGGTACCTGCGTTACCCCGAGGTCGACCCCCTGCTGGCCGCCCTCCGGGAGCGGGGCTACCTGCTCGGCATCGTCACCAACGGCGTGCCCGACCTGCAGCGGGAGAAGCTGGCGGTCTCGGGTCTGGAAAGGGAGGTCGACGCCGTGGTCATCTCGGGGGAGGTCGACTGCGGCAAGCCCGATCCCGGCATCTTCCGCCACATCTGCCGGAGCCTGGGCGTCGCGCCCCACGAGGCGGTGATGGTCGGCGACAACCCCGGGCGCGACGTGGCCGGCGGGCGGGCCGCCGGCCTTCTGACCGTGTGGGTGCAGCGCGGCGGCCGGGAGCGGGACGAGCGCCACCCGGCCGACCTGGCGTGCACGGATCTGTCTGCGCTTCTGCCGTGGCTGGAGGCGCTGGGCTGA
- a CDS encoding N-acetyltransferase: protein MLFRKAVMADIPAAHEIINGYAAQGLMLRRPLMMLYESVRDFTVAVDDDGQVLGVAALHIMWRDLAEIRSLAVRPGLTRRGVGRGLVEQLLEEARALGLKRIFALTYQPGFFAKCGFEVVPKESLPQKVWKECVYCDKFHNCDEIAMMRLLVPPEELDDEPWEIPLVARPNWVKG from the coding sequence ATGCTGTTTCGGAAGGCCGTGATGGCCGACATCCCGGCGGCCCACGAGATCATCAACGGTTACGCGGCCCAGGGGCTCATGCTCCGGCGGCCCTTGATGATGCTGTACGAATCGGTGCGCGACTTCACGGTGGCCGTGGACGACGACGGCCAGGTGCTGGGCGTGGCGGCCCTGCACATCATGTGGCGGGACCTGGCGGAGATCCGCTCCCTCGCGGTGCGCCCCGGCCTCACCAGGCGGGGCGTCGGGCGGGGCCTCGTGGAGCAGCTTCTGGAGGAGGCCCGGGCCCTGGGGCTGAAACGGATCTTCGCGCTGACCTACCAGCCGGGGTTCTTCGCCAAGTGCGGCTTCGAGGTCGTCCCGAAGGAAAGCCTGCCGCAGAAGGTCTGGAAGGAATGCGTGTACTGCGACAAGTTCCACAACTGCGATGAGATCGCGATGATGCGGCTGCTGGTGCCGCCGGAGGAGTTGGACGACGAGCCCTGGGAGATCCCCCTGGTGGCCCGTCCGAACTGGGTAAAGGGGTAG